The Aptenodytes patagonicus chromosome 25, bAptPat1.pri.cur, whole genome shotgun sequence genome window below encodes:
- the TMEM59L gene encoding transmembrane protein 59-like gives MAARRPRALLALGLALALAAAAAAAATDPFSPQLGDTAGCRGQCGRSLPRRAAADAVLNACYRGCRLFSICHFVDASAELNTTRAECEAACTEAYSNAEEQFGCVTGCRKQLPEVESRKEKSLELKEPSFSMFDLVSTFCNDIVSSAQSFISSTWTFYLQADDGKVVVFQSQPEMEYPVPEVQETQPAWPGPGSSPRVPQPHTGPRAKGEKPLVKEPRGKAKAQHADPPQPEHDFLGCMSKRSGLPRWILAACLFLSIMVMLWLSCASLVTAPEQHVKTQPLSINGDKEYLEDLDGPRAFPLPPVIAVTLCPAHGGEDAGPLPLKVDLDKTIL, from the exons atggcggcccgccgcccccgggccctgCTCGCCCTcggcctggccctggccctggccgccgccgccgccgccgccgccaccgacCCCTTCTCGCCCCAGCTGGGAGATACCGCCGGCTGCCGCGGGCAGTGCGGCCGCAGCCTgccgcgccgagccgccgcc gaTGCTGTTCTCAACGCCTGTTACCGGGGCTGCCGGCTGTTCTCCATCTGTCACTTCGTGGATGCAAGCGCTGAGCTGAACACAACCAGAGCCGAGTGTGAAGCAG CATGCACCGAAGCCTACAGCAACGCGGAGGAGCAGTTTGGCTGCGTGACGGGCTGCCGCAAGCAGCTGCCTGAGGTGgagagcaggaaggagaag AGCCTGGAGCTGAAGGAGCCATCGTTCTCCATGTTCGATTTGGTCTCCACCTTCTGCAACGACATTGTCAGCTCTGCCCAGAGCTTCATCTCCTCCACCTGGACCTTCTACCTGCAGGCAGACGATGGCAAAGTCGTGGTGTTTCAG TCCCAGCCTGAGATGGAGTATCCAGTACCCGAGGTGCAGGAGACCCAGCCGGCGTGGCCGGGACCGGGGTCCAGCCCCCgcgtcccccagccccacacag GTCCCCGGGCGAAGGGGGAAAAGCCCCTCGTGAAGGAGCCACGGGGCAAAGCCAAGGCGCAGCACGCAGACCCCCCGCAGCCGGAGCACGACTTCCTCGGCTGCATGTCCAA GCGCTCAGGCCTTCCTCGCTGGATCCTGGCCgcctgcctcttcctctccatcatggtgatgctgtggctgagctgtgCCAGTTTGGTGACTGCCCCCGAGCAGCACGTCAAGACCCAG CCTCTGAGCATCAATGGGGACAAGGAGTACCTGGAGGACCTGGACGGCCCCCGCGCCTTCCCCCTGCCACCCGTCATCGCCGTCACCCTGTGCCCCGCGCACGGCGGCGAGGACGCGGGGCCGCTGCCCCTCAAAGTCGACCTGGACAAGACCATCCTGTAG